A window of Sorex araneus isolate mSorAra2 chromosome 3, mSorAra2.pri, whole genome shotgun sequence genomic DNA:
CACTTTTTTGGGGATTTGAATGGTACAGGAATGGAGCCACCTGTTCAGGGTGTTACTGAAAcctgttttttacatttttagagACTTCATTACGGCGTGATCAGGGACATTGAGAGACAGAAtcggaaaaaagaaaacattcgtCTTTTGAGAGAACAGATTACTTTAACTGAGCAACttgaagcagaaagagagaagatGTCATTGACAAAGGGATCACAAAAAACATGACTTGAACAAGAGATGTCAGTGGAAGGACAGTGTCaagtgtgtttgtgtctctgtgtgggtggAGAATAGTTTAGTGAGGTAGATTGCCAGCCTTTTCTTGACGCCTTGTCCAtttaaacttgattttaaaaaaaagagtaagcaatGGATCATATATTCTAAATTGTTGCTTTGGAAGGAAGCCCTTAGGGTTGAGTAAAGAAGCCAGCAGATAACCTGAAGAGTTGCTGTCTACAGGCTGTTAGCTCCTGTAGCTTGTGGGCCAGCACAGTAATTTAGGTTACTGCCGCAAAACACTTCTGGCCCAGaagaagaaagggatggatagTAACATCCACCTGAGTGGTCTGATAAGTCGGCACGATGATGAAGCCACAAGAACATCTACCTCAGAAGGACTGGAGGAGGGGGAAGTGGAGGGGGAGACGCTCCTGATTGTCGAGTCTGAAGATCAGGCGTCTGTGGACTTGTCTCATGACCAGAGCGGGGATTCCCTCAACAGTGATGAAGGTGACGTGTCGTGGCTGGAGGAGCAGCTCTCTTACTTCTGTGACAAGTGCCAGAAGTGGATTCCAGCCAGTAAGGAGCCTCTcgatttctttggtttgtttttctaacCTGTGAAACACGAATGTAAAAGAGACCTTAACCAAAGATAATCAAATTAGTTTGGTGGATTGCTACCAGTTTATATCAGACAACACCTGTACTAATAGAAATGACTGTCAACCTGTCACACTGTTAAATGAATGTTCTTGGTTGGTAAcccaataaaaattagaaaattggaaATCTGTGTTAAAGACTTAGCTACATTTCTCTAGATCATGTTTAAGAGCGTAAGGTTACGTAAGTATCTCTAATAAGATCACATGGGACTAAATTAAAGGCAAAGTTATAGGATGATCATTCCAGTTCATAGTG
This region includes:
- the LOC105943219 gene encoding protein PET117 homolog, mitochondrial, with translation MSRSSKVVLGLSVLLTTATVAGVHLKQRLDQQRLHYGVIRDIERQNRKKENIRLLREQITLTEQLEAEREKMSLTKGSQKT